A single Trachemys scripta elegans isolate TJP31775 chromosome 20, CAS_Tse_1.0, whole genome shotgun sequence DNA region contains:
- the CITED4 gene encoding cbp/p300-interacting transactivator 4 isoform X1 has product MGGEGRGSGPRPSFCLYKAVAAGRALATGIGRSRRAGVAGAAAAGRGVCAPRRAALGDLLTMADHMMMSMNHGVNGLQNYRMGMNGLQGPPQHGQHVLRTLPTTNQMMQYGGASMDGSMRPRPNINGQMGHHQMPNTMMFNSPSQQQQQYMGPVGTQQLMASMHLQKLNTQYQGHPLMGMSNGPMAAGAQQYRVVPSQHPGMQHMPSPALTLNVMDTDLIDEEVLTSLVQELGLDRIQELPELFLGQNEFDFISDFVSKQQSSAISC; this is encoded by the exons ATGGGGGGCGAGGGGCGGGGCTCCGGGCCCCGCCCCTCCTTTTGTCTATATAAGGCTGTCGCGGCAGGTCGGGCGCTGGCGACGGGGATCGGAAGGAGCCGCAGGGCGGGTGTCGCTGGTGCTGCCGCTGCTGGCCGGGGTGTCTGCGCCCCTCGGCGCGCCGCGCTCGG TGACCTCCTCACAATGGCAGATCACATGATGATGTCGATGAACCATGGCGTTAATGGGCTCCAGAATTACCGCATGGGAATGAATGGGCTGCAGGGACCCCCCCAGCATGGGCAGCATGTGCTAAGGACTCTACCTACAACCAACCAGATGATGCAGTACGGAGGGGCCAGCATGGATGGGAGCATGAGGCCAAGACCCAATATCAATGGACAAATGGGCCACCATCAAATGCCGAACACTATGATGTTCAACAGTccgagccagcagcagcagcaatacatGGGGCCTGTAGGCACTCAGCAGCTTATGGCCAGCATGCACTTACAGAAACTCAACACCCAGTATCAAGGGCACCCGCTAATGGGCATGAGCAATGGTCCCATGGCAGCAGGTGCACAGCAGTACAGAGTGGTGCCCAGTCAGCACCCTGGCATGCAGCACATGCCCTCACCAGCTCTGACCTTGAATGTTATGGACACTGATCTCATAGATGAGGAGGTCTTGACGTCTCTGGTCCAGGAACTGGGTTTGGACCGGATTCAGGAGCTGCCTGAGCTCTTCTTGGGACAGAATGAATTTGACTTCATTTCAGACTTTGTCAGCAAACAACAGTCCAGTGCCATCAGCTGCTGA
- the CITED4 gene encoding cbp/p300-interacting transactivator 4 isoform X2 yields MVTAASDLLTMADHMMMSMNHGVNGLQNYRMGMNGLQGPPQHGQHVLRTLPTTNQMMQYGGASMDGSMRPRPNINGQMGHHQMPNTMMFNSPSQQQQQYMGPVGTQQLMASMHLQKLNTQYQGHPLMGMSNGPMAAGAQQYRVVPSQHPGMQHMPSPALTLNVMDTDLIDEEVLTSLVQELGLDRIQELPELFLGQNEFDFISDFVSKQQSSAISC; encoded by the exons ATGGTTACAGCGGCT AGTGACCTCCTCACAATGGCAGATCACATGATGATGTCGATGAACCATGGCGTTAATGGGCTCCAGAATTACCGCATGGGAATGAATGGGCTGCAGGGACCCCCCCAGCATGGGCAGCATGTGCTAAGGACTCTACCTACAACCAACCAGATGATGCAGTACGGAGGGGCCAGCATGGATGGGAGCATGAGGCCAAGACCCAATATCAATGGACAAATGGGCCACCATCAAATGCCGAACACTATGATGTTCAACAGTccgagccagcagcagcagcaatacatGGGGCCTGTAGGCACTCAGCAGCTTATGGCCAGCATGCACTTACAGAAACTCAACACCCAGTATCAAGGGCACCCGCTAATGGGCATGAGCAATGGTCCCATGGCAGCAGGTGCACAGCAGTACAGAGTGGTGCCCAGTCAGCACCCTGGCATGCAGCACATGCCCTCACCAGCTCTGACCTTGAATGTTATGGACACTGATCTCATAGATGAGGAGGTCTTGACGTCTCTGGTCCAGGAACTGGGTTTGGACCGGATTCAGGAGCTGCCTGAGCTCTTCTTGGGACAGAATGAATTTGACTTCATTTCAGACTTTGTCAGCAAACAACAGTCCAGTGCCATCAGCTGCTGA